Proteins encoded by one window of Acidimicrobiales bacterium:
- a CDS encoding HIT domain-containing protein — protein MTLEQLWAGWRAGYVASVTAGEGARDDEGLSRCVFCRIIGSDEPDSTRHVVCERADALALLNAYPYASGHLLVMPRRHVSDLAGLGEGEASALWALVRDALEALEKAYHPDGYNIGANLGRAAGAGIPEHLHFHVVPRWLGDTNFMTTVASVRVMPEALSESWSKLRAAWPS, from the coding sequence GTGACCCTCGAGCAGCTCTGGGCGGGCTGGCGCGCCGGCTACGTGGCGTCCGTCACGGCAGGGGAAGGCGCACGGGACGACGAGGGGCTGTCGCGCTGCGTCTTCTGCCGGATCATCGGCTCGGACGAGCCGGACTCGACGCGCCACGTCGTCTGCGAGCGCGCCGACGCGCTCGCGCTGCTGAACGCCTACCCCTACGCGAGCGGCCACCTGCTCGTGATGCCCCGCCGCCACGTCTCGGACCTTGCCGGGCTCGGGGAGGGCGAGGCCAGCGCGCTCTGGGCGCTCGTGCGCGACGCGCTCGAGGCGCTCGAGAAGGCGTACCACCCGGACGGCTACAACATCGGCGCCAACCTCGGGCGTGCGGCCGGCGCCGGGATCCCCGAGCACCTCCACTTCCACGTCGTCCCGCGCTGGCTCGGCGACACGAACTTCATGACGACGGTCGCCTCCGTACGGGTGATGCCCGAGGCGCTGTCGGAGAGCTGGTCGAAGCTGCGGGCCGCATGGCCGTCGTGA
- a CDS encoding GtrA family protein, with product MALAISEDGDDVEDRVARRRAGPVVWSLPSVATVRRVARYFLTSVAALAISEITLLALVDARLQPTVAALLANLAGALPSYLLSRYWIWAEADRRRPLRQIVLYWVVSVVSMGISSVATGELARLAPASRLAHLVVVGTIFLGVSFVLWVAKYLVYEAAIFIRPAPARRRVAAAESEGARWQAGGAALEGGAGPAHEDAIAVAAWQAGHRRRS from the coding sequence GTGGCGCTCGCGATCTCCGAGGACGGCGACGACGTCGAAGATCGCGTCGCGCGCCGGCGCGCCGGGCCGGTGGTGTGGTCGCTGCCCTCGGTCGCGACCGTGCGCCGGGTGGCACGCTACTTCCTGACCTCCGTCGCCGCCCTCGCGATCAGCGAGATCACGCTCCTCGCGCTCGTCGACGCCCGCCTCCAGCCGACGGTAGCGGCCCTGCTCGCGAACCTGGCGGGCGCCCTCCCCTCCTACCTCCTGTCGCGCTACTGGATCTGGGCCGAGGCCGACCGCCGGCGGCCGCTGCGCCAGATCGTGCTCTACTGGGTGGTCTCGGTCGTGAGCATGGGGATCTCGAGCGTTGCGACCGGTGAGCTCGCCCGCCTCGCGCCGGCCAGCCGGCTCGCGCACCTCGTCGTCGTCGGGACGATCTTCCTCGGCGTGAGCTTCGTGCTGTGGGTGGCGAAGTACCTCGTCTACGAGGCGGCGATCTTCATCCGGCCAGCCCCCGCGCGCCGCAGGGTGGCCGCGGCCGAGAGCGAGGGCGCAAGGTGGCAGGCGGGCGGCGCCGCGCTCGAGGGTGGCGCAGGCCCGGCGCACGAGGACGCCATCGCCGTCGCTGCCTGGCAGGCCGGGCACCGGCGGCGATCGTAG
- a CDS encoding peroxiredoxin, which translates to MRTGEVVPAFELADQHGRLRSLDELVRKGPVVLFFYLAALTPGCTAEACHFRDLVERFGAVGAEPVGISPDPVERLRRFAEVHGIHFPLLSDPDGAVAAALGARRPIGVGPLRTRRMTFVIGTDRRVLGVIRSELRTALHADRALEVLGAAVRR; encoded by the coding sequence GTGCGCACCGGCGAGGTGGTCCCCGCGTTCGAGCTCGCCGACCAGCACGGCAGGCTCCGGAGCCTCGACGAGCTCGTGCGGAAGGGTCCGGTCGTGCTCTTCTTCTACCTCGCGGCGCTGACGCCTGGCTGCACGGCCGAGGCCTGCCACTTCCGGGACCTGGTCGAGCGCTTCGGCGCCGTCGGCGCCGAGCCCGTCGGCATCAGCCCGGATCCCGTCGAGCGCCTTCGCCGCTTCGCCGAGGTGCACGGGATCCACTTCCCGCTGCTGTCGGACCCCGACGGCGCGGTCGCCGCAGCGCTCGGGGCGCGCCGGCCCATCGGCGTCGGGCCGCTGCGGACGAGGCGCATGACGTTCGTCATCGGCACGGACCGACGGGTCCTCGGCGTGATCCGATCCGAGCTGCGCACGGCGCTCCACGCCGATCGCGCCCTCGAGGTGCTCGGCGCGGCCGTGCGGCGCTGA
- the cysS gene encoding cysteine--tRNA ligase → MTMRLYDTARRAVVPFTPGPVVTMYTCGITPYDAAHLGHAATYLAYDILQRRLRDLGHTTRCVRNITDVDDDILRKARSLGVHYLDLAAEQIGRFDEHMRALKLLPASAEPRATSAIADILSFVGKVLDAGHAYRSGGSVYFDVSAFPRFGQVSHLTRDEMLALAAERGGNVDDPNKDDPLDFVLWQPSLPDEPAWSSRYGDGRPGWHIECSALAIRELGTTIDLHGGGEDLIFPHHECEAAQSEAATGARFVRHWMHVGMVRLDGEKMSKSLGNLVFVGDLLKEHEPDAIRLALVSQHYRSSWDWDERLLVDAARRLAAWRRAGHGHGALDAVRDRLDDDLDVPGAIAAIDDAVARGDGVSDAAGLLGIEL, encoded by the coding sequence ATGACCATGCGCCTGTACGACACGGCCCGGCGCGCGGTGGTGCCGTTCACCCCGGGGCCAGTCGTGACCATGTACACCTGCGGCATCACGCCGTACGACGCGGCGCACCTCGGCCACGCAGCGACCTACCTCGCGTACGACATCCTCCAGCGGCGGCTGCGCGACCTCGGGCACACGACGCGCTGCGTCCGCAACATCACCGACGTGGACGACGACATCCTGCGGAAGGCCCGGAGCCTCGGCGTGCACTACCTCGACCTGGCCGCCGAGCAGATCGGACGCTTCGACGAGCACATGCGCGCCCTCAAGCTGCTGCCGGCCTCGGCCGAGCCGCGGGCGACCTCGGCGATCGCGGACATCCTCAGCTTCGTCGGCAAGGTCCTCGACGCCGGCCACGCCTACCGGTCCGGCGGGTCGGTGTACTTCGACGTCTCCGCCTTCCCACGCTTCGGCCAGGTGAGTCACCTCACCCGGGACGAGATGCTGGCGCTCGCTGCGGAGCGGGGCGGCAACGTCGACGACCCCAACAAGGACGACCCGCTCGACTTCGTCCTCTGGCAGCCGTCGCTCCCCGACGAGCCGGCCTGGTCCTCGCGCTACGGGGACGGGCGTCCGGGGTGGCACATCGAGTGCTCGGCGCTCGCCATCCGGGAGCTCGGCACGACGATCGACCTGCACGGCGGGGGCGAGGACCTGATCTTCCCGCACCACGAGTGCGAGGCCGCCCAGTCGGAGGCTGCGACCGGGGCACGCTTCGTCCGGCACTGGATGCACGTCGGGATGGTGCGCCTCGACGGGGAGAAGATGTCGAAGTCGCTCGGGAACCTGGTGTTCGTCGGCGACCTCCTGAAGGAGCACGAGCCCGACGCGATCCGGCTCGCGCTCGTGAGCCAGCACTACCGCTCGTCGTGGGACTGGGACGAGCGGCTGCTGGTGGACGCGGCCCGGCGCCTCGCGGCCTGGCGCCGCGCCGGCCACGGGCACGGCGCGCTCGACGCGGTGCGCGACCGCCTCGACGACGACCTCGACGTGCCCGGGGCCATCGCCGCGATCGACGACGCAGTCGCCCGCGGCGACGGCGTCTCGGACGCCGCGGGGCTCCTCGGCATCGAGCTGTGA
- a CDS encoding CDP-alcohol phosphatidyltransferase family protein, with amino-acid sequence MIDGRRAGRDAEPGAARRLATRFSLGPLLVRLGVPADAVTVLGVVLAAGNAVLIGRGDFYPAVALVIVGGLMDTLDGSVAKAAGTASSRGAFFDSVADRVADALLFGAVAYYLVGHGDPRLALVPVAILAVSSIISYERAKAESLGLSARGGLMERAERLILLGIALFFHVVLLPLLWVLLGLSSATAAGRFWRVWRQASGRQVGERAPWHEHGLTVWRAAPRRPGGRRARRSREPLARKLRGVLASDWERVGERRRANGRQRSERALRRRLGERH; translated from the coding sequence ATGATCGACGGTCGGCGCGCCGGACGCGACGCCGAGCCGGGGGCGGCGAGGCGCCTCGCCACCCGGTTCTCGCTCGGTCCGCTGCTCGTGCGCCTCGGCGTGCCCGCCGACGCCGTCACGGTCCTCGGCGTCGTGCTCGCCGCGGGCAACGCCGTGCTGATCGGCCGGGGCGACTTCTACCCCGCGGTCGCCCTCGTCATCGTCGGCGGCCTCATGGACACCCTCGACGGCAGCGTCGCGAAGGCAGCCGGGACGGCCTCGAGCCGGGGCGCCTTCTTCGACTCGGTGGCGGACCGCGTCGCGGACGCGCTGCTGTTCGGAGCCGTCGCCTACTACCTCGTCGGCCACGGCGACCCGCGCCTCGCGCTCGTGCCGGTGGCGATCCTCGCCGTCAGCTCGATCATCTCCTACGAGCGCGCGAAGGCGGAGTCGCTCGGGCTGAGCGCGAGGGGCGGGCTGATGGAGCGTGCCGAGCGCCTGATCCTGCTCGGCATCGCGCTCTTCTTCCACGTCGTCCTGCTCCCGCTGCTGTGGGTGCTGCTCGGCCTGTCGTCGGCGACGGCCGCCGGGCGCTTCTGGCGGGTGTGGCGCCAGGCGAGCGGCCGACAGGTCGGCGAGCGTGCGCCGTGGCACGAGCACGGCCTCACCGTCTGGCGGGCGGCCCCGCGCCGGCCCGGCGGGCGCCGCGCCCGGCGCTCGCGCGAGCCGCTCGCGAGGAAGCTGCGGGGCGTGCTGGCGAGCGACTGGGAGCGCGTCGGCGAACGCCGCCGGGCGAACGGGCGGCAGCGCAGCGAGCGCGCGCTGCGTCGCCGGCTCGGCGAGCGCCACTGA
- a CDS encoding phosphatidylinositol mannoside acyltransferase, which translates to MRPRTAFLLYRGSADVIRALPGPVAGALADAVGGLGALSPRRRAVVTENLRRVLGPTARPSTLRRTVRRAFRAYGRYWVDAARLRSDATRLLAGFEYEGAEILEKAAGERRGVILALPHVGCWEVGGAWCARNGFPLTTVAEPASSRELFDWFVAEREAIGLRVLLLDRAAAPELLATLRRGQVVALLADRDVAGDGVEVEFFGSTTRVPGGPALLALRTGALLVPTAIYHGPGGRHHAVLRPPLEVARRASLREDVARLTQELTRELEVLIARRPEQWHVFQPNWPGDPPAA; encoded by the coding sequence ATGCGCCCGAGGACCGCGTTCCTCCTCTACCGGGGCTCGGCGGACGTGATCCGTGCACTGCCGGGCCCCGTCGCGGGCGCACTGGCCGACGCGGTCGGCGGCCTCGGCGCCCTCTCGCCGCGCCGGCGCGCCGTCGTCACGGAGAACCTCCGGCGCGTGCTCGGGCCGACGGCGCGGCCGTCGACGCTGCGTCGTACGGTGCGTCGGGCCTTCCGGGCCTACGGGCGCTACTGGGTGGACGCGGCCCGCCTGAGGAGCGACGCCACCCGCCTGCTCGCGGGCTTCGAGTACGAGGGCGCCGAGATCCTCGAGAAGGCCGCCGGCGAGCGTCGAGGCGTCATCCTCGCCCTGCCGCACGTCGGCTGCTGGGAGGTCGGCGGTGCCTGGTGTGCGCGCAACGGCTTCCCGCTCACGACCGTCGCCGAGCCGGCGAGCTCGAGGGAGCTGTTCGACTGGTTCGTGGCCGAGCGCGAGGCGATCGGGCTGCGCGTCCTGCTCCTCGACCGCGCCGCCGCGCCCGAGCTCCTCGCCACGCTGCGTCGCGGGCAGGTCGTCGCGCTCCTCGCCGACCGCGACGTCGCCGGTGACGGCGTCGAGGTCGAGTTCTTCGGGTCGACGACGCGCGTCCCTGGCGGTCCGGCCCTCCTCGCGCTGCGAACCGGCGCCCTGCTCGTGCCGACCGCCATCTACCACGGCCCGGGTGGGCGCCACCACGCCGTGCTCCGCCCGCCGCTCGAGGTCGCCCGCCGTGCGTCGCTGCGGGAGGACGTCGCGCGCCTGACCCAGGAGCTGACGCGCGAGCTCGAGGTGCTCATCGCTCGCCGTCCGGAGCAGTGGCACGTCTTCCAGCCGAACTGGCCGGGTGACCCACCCGCCGCCTAG
- the thrS gene encoding threonine--tRNA ligase: MRLPDGSRRTLPAGATAADLATSLGPELARDAVAAEVDGELVDLGRPLVDGAQVRLVVAGSEEGREVLRHSTAHVLAQAVLRLYPGARYAIGPPIEDGFYYDFELPGGRHFSDDDLPRIEAEMRSIIGEAQPFVREERSIDEGLALFADQPFKREIIEQVAEAAGRVDPELAHEVAAGTVTTYRNSETFVDLCRGPHVPSTDRLGHFALTRVAGAYWRGDERRPQLQRIYGTAFESAEALAEHLRRLEEAERRDHRRLGAELDLFSFPEEIGSGLAVFHPKGGLVRRIMEDYARQRHVDAGYAFVNTPHVTKSDLFETSGHLEWFAEGIFPPMELDGQHRYYLKPMNCPFHILIYASRQRSYRELPLRLFEFGTVYRYEKSGVVHGLTRVRGMTQDDAHIFCARADLADELRSLLAFVLDVLRDFGLEDFHLELSTRPPDKAVGSHEEWEEATEALRAAGEAMGLELVLDEGGGAFYGPKISVQARDAIGRSWQLSTVQLDFQLPQRFDLAYVGPDNARHRPVMIHRALFGSVERFFAVLLEHYAGAFPTWLAPVQARVLPVRDDHGPYAAEVASALAAAGLRAEVDPASEPVGARIRRGRLERLPYLLVVGDDDVAGKTVGVNARGAAAPERDVPLATFVERLAEEVAAKSSPEAVRRR; encoded by the coding sequence GTGCGGCTCCCCGACGGGTCTCGCCGCACCCTGCCAGCGGGAGCGACCGCCGCCGACCTCGCCACCTCGCTCGGGCCCGAGCTCGCCCGTGACGCCGTCGCCGCTGAGGTGGACGGGGAGCTCGTCGACCTCGGGCGTCCCCTCGTCGACGGGGCCCAGGTGCGCCTCGTCGTCGCCGGCAGCGAGGAGGGCCGGGAGGTGCTGCGCCACTCGACCGCGCACGTCCTCGCCCAGGCCGTCCTGCGGCTCTACCCGGGGGCCCGCTACGCGATCGGCCCGCCGATCGAGGACGGCTTCTACTACGACTTCGAGCTGCCCGGAGGGCGGCACTTCTCGGACGACGACCTGCCGCGCATCGAGGCGGAGATGCGCTCGATCATCGGGGAGGCCCAGCCGTTCGTGCGGGAGGAGCGGTCGATCGACGAGGGACTCGCCCTCTTCGCCGATCAGCCCTTCAAGCGGGAGATCATCGAGCAGGTCGCCGAAGCCGCCGGGCGCGTGGACCCCGAGCTCGCGCACGAGGTCGCGGCGGGGACGGTGACGACGTACCGGAACTCGGAGACCTTCGTCGACCTGTGCCGCGGACCGCACGTTCCCTCGACGGACCGACTCGGGCACTTCGCGCTCACGCGGGTGGCGGGTGCCTACTGGCGGGGCGACGAGCGCCGTCCCCAGCTGCAGCGGATCTACGGCACGGCCTTCGAGTCCGCCGAGGCGCTGGCGGAGCACCTGCGCCGGCTCGAGGAGGCGGAGCGGCGCGACCACCGTCGCCTCGGCGCCGAGCTCGACCTCTTCTCGTTCCCCGAGGAGATCGGCTCGGGCCTCGCCGTGTTCCACCCGAAGGGCGGCCTCGTCCGGCGCATCATGGAGGACTACGCGCGACAGCGCCACGTCGACGCGGGCTACGCCTTCGTCAACACGCCCCACGTGACGAAGTCGGACCTGTTCGAGACCTCCGGGCACCTCGAGTGGTTCGCCGAGGGGATCTTCCCGCCGATGGAGCTCGACGGGCAGCACCGGTACTACCTCAAGCCGATGAACTGCCCCTTCCACATCCTCATCTACGCGAGTCGGCAGCGCTCCTACCGGGAGCTGCCGCTCCGCCTCTTCGAGTTCGGGACGGTCTACCGCTACGAGAAGTCCGGGGTCGTGCACGGCCTCACCCGCGTGCGGGGCATGACGCAGGACGACGCGCACATCTTCTGCGCGCGCGCCGACCTCGCCGACGAGCTGCGCTCGCTGCTCGCCTTCGTCCTCGACGTGCTGCGCGACTTCGGCCTCGAGGACTTCCACCTCGAGCTGTCGACCCGCCCGCCGGACAAGGCGGTCGGGAGCCACGAGGAGTGGGAGGAGGCGACGGAGGCGCTGCGGGCGGCGGGCGAGGCGATGGGCCTCGAGCTCGTCCTCGACGAGGGCGGCGGCGCCTTCTACGGTCCGAAGATCTCCGTCCAGGCGCGCGACGCCATCGGGCGCAGCTGGCAGCTCTCCACGGTGCAGCTCGACTTCCAGCTGCCCCAGCGCTTCGACCTCGCCTACGTGGGCCCGGACAACGCCCGGCATCGCCCGGTGATGATCCACCGGGCGCTGTTCGGGTCGGTCGAACGCTTCTTCGCGGTCCTGCTCGAGCACTACGCGGGCGCCTTCCCGACGTGGCTCGCGCCGGTGCAGGCGCGCGTCCTGCCGGTGCGCGACGACCACGGTCCGTACGCGGCCGAGGTCGCGTCCGCGCTCGCCGCTGCAGGGTTGCGGGCAGAGGTGGACCCCGCGAGCGAACCCGTGGGGGCGCGGATCCGGCGCGGCCGGCTGGAGCGCCTGCCGTACCTCCTCGTCGTCGGCGACGACGACGTGGCCGGGAAGACCGTCGGGGTGAACGCCCGCGGCGCGGCCGCCCCCGAGCGGGACGTCCCACTCGCGACCTTCGTCGAGCGCCTCGCGGAGGAAGTCGCCGCGAAGTCCTCGCCCGAGGCGGTGAGACGCCGGTGA
- a CDS encoding zf-HC2 domain-containing protein, which translates to MADGRERCREIEDDLALAALGLLTGRARAAVLAHVEHCRACATTLEALSRSADRVLEGAPELEPPVGFEVRVFERLGVARPRRRPTARRAALAAVAAAALAAGGVAAGRFLGAASTPGLAPGARLAAFGAAGSGRGEALAAPGALLVAVSNLRAAGYVTCEVTTRDGRAIDVGRFWLAAGAGAWSAPLPVPVAALASARLLAANGEVLASARFGS; encoded by the coding sequence ATGGCTGACGGGCGCGAGCGTTGCCGGGAGATCGAGGACGACCTCGCGCTCGCCGCCCTCGGCCTGCTCACCGGGCGCGCCCGCGCGGCGGTGCTCGCGCACGTCGAGCACTGCCGGGCGTGCGCGACCACCCTCGAGGCGCTCAGCCGCAGCGCCGACCGCGTCCTCGAGGGCGCTCCCGAGCTCGAGCCCCCGGTCGGCTTCGAGGTCCGCGTCTTCGAGCGCCTCGGCGTCGCGCGCCCGCGCCGGCGTCCCACGGCGCGCCGCGCCGCCCTCGCCGCCGTGGCCGCCGCCGCGCTCGCGGCCGGGGGCGTGGCGGCCGGCCGCTTCCTCGGCGCCGCGAGCACGCCGGGACTCGCGCCGGGCGCCCGCCTCGCCGCGTTCGGCGCCGCGGGTTCGGGGCGCGGCGAGGCGCTCGCCGCGCCCGGGGCGCTGCTCGTGGCCGTCTCCAACCTCCGCGCCGCCGGTTACGTCACCTGCGAGGTCACGACCCGAGACGGGCGCGCCATCGACGTCGGGCGGTTCTGGCTCGCGGCCGGGGCCGGCGCCTGGAGCGCCCCGCTGCCCGTGCCCGTCGCCGCGCTGGCCTCGGCGCGGCTCCTCGCAGCCAACGGCGAGGTCCTCGCCAGCGCGCGCTTCGGGAGCTGA
- the arfB gene encoding alternative ribosome rescue aminoacyl-tRNA hydrolase ArfB, with translation MNRRLTIPAEELQWRFSTSGGPGGQHANRTRTRVDLRFDVASSRHLGPRQKARLLERLGPVARVVVSSQRSQQRNRALARERLAQRLALALREHAPRRPTVPPAAAAERRLDAKRRQAAKKRARRPPALDGAPTG, from the coding sequence GTGAATCGGCGCCTGACCATCCCGGCGGAGGAGCTGCAGTGGCGCTTCTCCACGAGCGGCGGACCAGGTGGCCAGCACGCCAACCGGACGAGGACCCGCGTCGATCTCCGCTTCGATGTCGCGTCCTCCCGGCACCTCGGGCCGCGCCAGAAGGCGAGGCTCCTCGAGCGGCTCGGACCGGTGGCCCGGGTCGTCGTGAGCTCGCAGCGCTCCCAGCAGCGCAACCGCGCGCTCGCGCGGGAGCGCCTCGCGCAGCGGCTGGCGCTCGCGCTGCGCGAGCACGCCCCCCGACGGCCGACCGTCCCCCCAGCTGCGGCTGCCGAGCGGCGCCTCGACGCGAAGCGGCGCCAGGCGGCGAAGAAGCGCGCCAGGCGCCCACCCGCCCTCGATGGGGCTCCGACGGGATGA
- a CDS encoding muconolactone Delta-isomerase family protein — translation MEFLVHITVNWPPDGDEDTKARLVDEEAARAKVLAEAGVIERLWRIPGRWANVGVWRADDATRLHEAISSLPLYPWLSVRVVPLARHPSDPVAWGGREAAG, via the coding sequence GTGGAGTTCCTCGTGCACATCACCGTGAACTGGCCGCCCGACGGCGACGAGGACACGAAGGCGAGGCTCGTCGACGAGGAGGCGGCCCGCGCCAAGGTCCTCGCCGAGGCGGGCGTCATCGAACGCCTCTGGCGGATCCCCGGCCGCTGGGCGAACGTCGGGGTGTGGCGTGCCGACGACGCGACGCGGCTGCACGAGGCGATCTCGTCGCTCCCGCTCTACCCGTGGCTGTCGGTGCGGGTCGTGCCCCTCGCCCGGCACCCCTCGGACCCCGTCGCCTGGGGCGGGCGCGAGGCGGCCGGCTAG
- a CDS encoding maleylpyruvate isomerase N-terminal domain-containing protein, with protein sequence MAVVRLPFGGYLGALRADLTRIATAAAGRLDAPVPTCPGWDVAELARHLAAVYGRWLVQVEAADPSRRHEAPALGVGDPLALLEEQSGRLLAALEAAGEEAPCWNWTGEEPTTGWLARRLAHETSIHRVDAELATGPVSPIERSLALDGVAERLELLAAPGYGDRLARDSLGGRLCLQCADAEAAWVVEVDRRRLRFSAGSGPAAATVRGPASALDRFVWNRLGLEALELRGDPSVAAAFSSLPG encoded by the coding sequence ATGGCCGTCGTGAGGCTCCCCTTCGGCGGGTACCTCGGTGCGCTGCGCGCCGACCTCACCCGGATCGCGACCGCCGCGGCGGGCCGTCTCGACGCGCCGGTGCCGACGTGCCCCGGCTGGGACGTCGCCGAGCTGGCGCGCCACCTCGCCGCCGTCTACGGGCGCTGGCTCGTCCAGGTGGAGGCTGCCGACCCCTCGCGCCGGCACGAGGCACCGGCGCTCGGGGTCGGGGATCCCCTCGCGCTCCTCGAGGAACAGTCGGGTCGGCTGCTCGCGGCGCTCGAGGCAGCGGGGGAGGAGGCGCCCTGCTGGAACTGGACGGGGGAGGAGCCCACGACCGGCTGGCTCGCCCGGCGGCTGGCACACGAGACGTCCATCCACCGCGTCGACGCCGAGCTCGCAACGGGCCCGGTCAGCCCGATCGAGCGCTCCCTCGCGCTCGACGGGGTCGCCGAGCGGCTGGAGCTGCTCGCGGCACCGGGCTACGGCGACCGCCTCGCCCGAGACTCGCTCGGCGGGCGCCTGTGCCTCCAGTGCGCCGACGCCGAGGCGGCCTGGGTCGTGGAGGTCGATCGCCGTCGGCTCCGGTTCTCGGCTGGCAGCGGGCCGGCGGCGGCGACGGTCCGCGGACCGGCCTCGGCGCTCGATCGGTTCGTCTGGAACCGCCTCGGGCTCGAGGCGCTCGAGCTGCGCGGCGATCCGTCCGTCGCGGCCGCGTTCTCGTCGCTGCCTGGCTGA
- a CDS encoding RNA polymerase sigma factor, protein MRALALGGRAKAASLSDEALLAGMATGDEAATIEFVRRYQRRVFGLAYGILRDVDLAEDVAQEAMVRAWRHAAVYDPRRAPASAWVLTITRNLALDRRRARHDAPTATDELVALVAHAPAAEDHPPAVETLAGLRSALAGLPGDQRRALVLAAWLGLSAPEVAALEQIPLGTAKSRIRLALARLRALLDAQDDEP, encoded by the coding sequence GTGCGTGCGCTCGCCCTCGGCGGGCGTGCGAAGGCCGCGTCCCTCTCCGACGAGGCCCTCCTCGCGGGGATGGCCACCGGTGACGAGGCCGCGACGATCGAGTTCGTCCGCCGCTACCAGCGGCGCGTCTTCGGCCTCGCCTACGGCATCCTGCGAGACGTCGACCTCGCCGAGGACGTGGCGCAGGAGGCGATGGTGCGCGCCTGGCGCCACGCCGCGGTCTACGACCCGCGCCGGGCGCCGGCGTCCGCGTGGGTGCTCACGATCACCCGCAACCTCGCCCTCGACCGGCGCCGTGCGCGCCACGACGCGCCCACGGCAACCGACGAGCTCGTCGCGCTCGTCGCCCACGCCCCGGCGGCCGAGGACCACCCCCCGGCCGTCGAAACCCTCGCCGGCCTGCGCAGCGCACTCGCGGGGCTGCCGGGCGACCAGCGCCGGGCGCTCGTCCTCGCCGCCTGGCTCGGCCTCAGCGCTCCGGAGGTGGCGGCGCTCGAGCAGATCCCGCTCGGCACGGCGAAGTCGCGGATCCGCCTCGCCCTCGCGAGGCTCCGCGCGCTCCTCGATGCCCAGGACGACGAGCCGTGA
- a CDS encoding glycosyltransferase family 4 protein, which translates to MALVAPYDLAVPGGVQAQVLGLARALVGLGAEAAVLAPGTPGPRSAAGLRLEGAGRSLALPANGSRAPVALGPGALARTRRFLASFDPDVVHVHEPFVPGPALASLIVARVPVVATFHRAGAGAGYRLAGLALRRLLGRLDDVVAVSEAARETLLAVVGPGAGRCSIEPNGVDLERFVAAVPAARAAPVVCFVGRHEQRKGLAVLLEAFASLEIEARCWVVGTGPLSAPLRARYGADPRVEWLGVLGDAELASHLAAADVLAAPSLGGESFGVVLLEAMAAGAAVVASDLPGYRDAAGDAACYVPPGDARCLAAALRSLLTDRSRREHLVAAGHRRVAPRGFPALAQRYLARYEAARRR; encoded by the coding sequence GTGGCCCTCGTCGCTCCCTACGACCTCGCCGTGCCGGGTGGGGTGCAGGCGCAGGTCCTCGGCCTCGCCCGCGCCCTCGTGGGCCTCGGGGCCGAGGCGGCCGTGCTCGCCCCGGGTACCCCCGGTCCCCGCTCGGCCGCCGGACTGCGTCTCGAAGGCGCGGGGCGCTCGCTGGCCCTGCCCGCCAACGGGTCCCGCGCCCCGGTCGCGCTCGGCCCGGGCGCGCTGGCGCGCACCCGGCGCTTCCTCGCCTCCTTCGACCCCGACGTCGTCCACGTCCACGAGCCCTTCGTGCCGGGCCCGGCGCTCGCGAGCCTGATCGTCGCGAGGGTTCCGGTCGTGGCCACCTTCCACCGGGCGGGTGCCGGCGCCGGGTACCGGCTCGCGGGGCTGGCGCTGCGACGTCTCCTGGGGCGCCTCGACGACGTGGTCGCCGTGTCCGAGGCGGCACGCGAGACGCTCCTCGCCGTCGTCGGCCCGGGCGCCGGGCGCTGCTCGATCGAGCCGAACGGAGTCGACCTCGAGCGCTTCGTGGCCGCCGTCCCCGCGGCACGGGCGGCCCCGGTGGTGTGCTTCGTGGGGCGCCACGAGCAGCGCAAGGGGCTCGCCGTCCTGCTCGAGGCGTTCGCGAGCCTCGAGATCGAGGCGCGCTGCTGGGTCGTCGGCACCGGCCCGCTCAGCGCGCCCCTGCGAGCCCGCTACGGGGCCGACCCCCGCGTCGAGTGGCTCGGCGTGCTCGGGGATGCCGAGCTCGCCAGCCACCTCGCCGCAGCCGACGTCCTCGCCGCGCCCTCGCTCGGCGGCGAGTCCTTCGGCGTCGTCCTCCTCGAGGCGATGGCGGCGGGGGCCGCGGTCGTCGCGAGCGACCTCCCCGGCTACCGAGACGCCGCGGGCGACGCCGCGTGCTACGTCCCGCCTGGGGACGCCCGCTGCCTCGCGGCGGCGCTTCGCAGCCTGCTCACCGACCGGTCCCGGCGCGAGCACCTCGTCGCGGCCGGGCACCGCCGGGTGGCGCCGCGGGGGTTCCCCGCACTGGCGCAGCGCTACCTCGCGCGCTACGAGGCGGCCCGGCGTCGCTGA